The region CCGTGAGCATTACAGTAACATAAGGCTTACAACCCCACATGTGCCGCGAACTCCTTTATGTAAATCCTTTTGCTGTTAAACTGTTCACCAATTAGGCAACCAATTAGGTGAACCTTTCTGCTGCCGAAACATCTGTTAATTGGGCCGAGCTGCAAAATATGAGGTGTTGTTCACTGACTTTAAGTATTACATatactgttttccaaccaaggGGACCCATGAACCTGAGTCACCTCTCCCCTTCTTGTACCTCTGGCCAGGAGGTGACAGCCTGGTATTGTCGCACTCCCCCATCacgtctagtttaaagctctcttGATAAGCCCTTGCTAGCTCCTGTCTTCCCCCTTTGAGAAAGGTGAATCCCATCCAGCACCAGCAAAACCCGCTGCCGTGTCGGCCATCCAAttataaaaaacccaaaactgtgGTGGTGGCACCACCCGCAGAGCCATGTATTAACAGACCGCATCCATGCGTGtctcccagtgctgctgcctgccaatggaaggagagaggaggtaAAATCACCTGTGCTCCCGATTCCCTCACTGActgtcccaaggccctgaagtctcttTTGATGGCCCTTGGACTACGGGTCACAGCTTCATCACCACCCACACAGAAGAGCAGTAACAGGCAGTGGCCCGAGGGCCGTTCCAAGCTGGGAAGTTTCTTGGCGATGTCCTTAACCCAGGCCCCAGGAATGGAGCAGACGTCCCTGAGAGGAGGGTCTGTCCGGCATGGTGGACCCCCTGTACACCCTAGCAGGGAGTCACCTACGACTATAACCTGTCTTTTCTGCCTGGTGGAGGCGGCCATAATACTGATCCTGTCAGCACGTGTGGTGTAGATGGACCTTCATCCTCATCATCTGTTGCCTTCCACATCCAGAGCCTCATACCTGTTGTACAGCGGCAGCTGGGAGGGCGAGGGGGCAAGGAGAGGGCTCTCCTGCCGCCCTGAGTGTGGACTCGCCTCCGTTTGCTTTGTAGGAAAccattattttgcaaatataacgggctcaggcaggatctctcagcaaagcaattttttaaataacaatatTGCCACActgggtgttctacctaaaggcaGGCACAGgtaatagggcaaaaagcccctgcttgtATCCCCCCAAAATCCCGGTGGCAacttccctcccctgttccccattggttggtacttcagggtttacagatCACCgaccctgcctcagtttacatacagacccttccccttatcaatctaagatatggattcctggtactttggctgcccttccccctaaattaacttgtaaatacaggtatcagtgtGCATACACGTATCAGTATATGTTCCGGGAagagactgtgttttacattaaggattcatagtctcTTGgtccttccctcctgctggggtcaggcaccaggtcctcagttatgtaaaaacaacagttctttgTCAAATGTTCCTTACACCTCCTTTCTCCTGAGCTACTGTCTTCAGCCTGGTGGGGGAGGATACAGGACCCTCGATCTTGGTTTGTTTCCTGGTAGATGTCCCGGCTCAGGGAGGCCGGAGCATGGTCCCACCAGCCTCCTTCTCAGACACCCTGCTGCTCTTTaacctttctccttcctcctgcagctcccccACCGGGCTGAGCAGAGCGTCcccctgctcacacctcacacggGGCTGTCTCCACTGCCACCCCGTCCCAGGGAAGGCTCTGGCGCTCCCCGCGCTGCTCTCGCTGCCCCGGTAACGCAGCCCAGGAGAGATCACAGCCCCTAAAATCGGCCACTGGTACAAGAAGGCTCCTGCAGTGTAGGCTCTTGGTGGGAAGCGGGGGAGCAAAAGGCTGGGAAGGATTTACCAGAGGTCCCCAAGAGGTCACAACTGACCCAGAGTATCAGTGCTCAGCTGCCTGCTTCCAGCAGCACTGAAATGAAACCAAGAGGGTGCAGTAAACCACCCAGCTATTGGAAAAGCCTCATGAAATTCGGTCTGGGCCTGAAAcacctctttccttttcaattGTGGTGATGTCTGCAGGTCTGTGCAAGCTGGGTGAGGCCACCCACTTGACCACTGAACCGCTGGTATAAAGAACAGTCACACAAAAGGGATCCTGCCCCTCAAGGCTCATGTAGACATCAGCTGAACCAGGGTTTTGGCCCATAAAGCAATCTCAGCTGATGGACCCAACAGATCCATTTGGACCATGTTCCAAAAAACCATTCCTGACTACtcccagctgcttctcctggcCGAAAACCAGTTGAGATGAGGACATCGGCTGTAGAACTGCCGCTCAGCCCTCTCCCTGCGCAAGCTGAGACAACACCGAGAAGGCCCCAGAAGAGACTCATTCTTTCCTCAGGGGCAGTTTGATCCTCCTGGAGACTCAGTCTGAATAGCAGCCTGAAGGGGGGTTCCTGGAATGAGCAAGGAAGCAAGTCGGGGAGCTGCTGTCTCTGAAGGGACTGCTGAGCAGACTGGCTGCCACGTTCAGGTTTCAAACGTCCTCAGCAGAGCACCCgagctgctcctcacaccagaaaagagaagaggccaggagggAAGATAGGAGACATAGGCTTTTGGAGCCCCACGACTGTATAGGAAGGGTTCCCTGTTTAAAGGGGATAAATATTTGTCTCAGCTCCCTTTTATGTCTCATAAAAtacatcagggaaaaaaaaaaaaggcagcaatatTCAAACCTAGGCTGTGTCTTCAGCTCATTCTGGAAGCTCTCCTAGCTCTGAGCCCCGCTCATGCACCGATCTGCCCCCGTGTGCCTGCTTCCCCCACCAGGCAGAGACCTGTGCCATGGCCCTGCTCAGCTCAGTTTTCAACTCATCCCCTTTACACCACCACCAAGAGACAGGAGAAACACTCTTTTAACAAAGACAACGTTTTCCAGGAGTTGCCGGAGGCTTTTATTTACAGAAGCCATTTGTCAGAGACTAGAGCTTCTTGGTTTCTGTCTGATGCTGTCCTGGCTTCTCTAGTCTGTGAAATAAGACGCCGGTGTCAGGGCCGAGCTGTCTCCCTTCGAAGGGACAGGGCTGCCCATTGTAACGTGGCAGAAATGTCAAACTGGAGAGACCCCTCTCTTCTGGCTCAACAGCCAGTCTGGAAAGCAACTTGTCTGCAGTGTGTGGGATCACGGGCTGCAGCAGAGTCCCGTAGACACGCAGGCATTCCAGCGTAACGTGGATGATGGTGTCaagccagagctgctctgcgGGGTCTTTTCGGTTGAGTTTCCAAGGCCTGTGTCTCTGGAAGAAACTGTTGGTCTGCCTTACACACACGGCAATGCATTCTAAAGCCTTGTAGATCTGGAAACCTTCAAAATAACCAGCCACTTGCAGAGGCAGAGAAGCCACAGATGCCACGAACTCGTAGTCTTCGGCAGAGACTCTACCCGTGCCTTCTGTCTCCCCGGAATCCAAGATCTTTGGAAAACAGGACTCTGAGAAACACGGGTAAGTGTTGCTGGGGTTAATGCTGAGGGCTGTTGACCGATTCAGAAGCCCTCCGAGCGCATCTGCCAGTTCCGAATTCACAAGCTTCACAACCTTCTCGTCATAATAGTCACAATCCCGCTCAGGTACCCCCTGCCTTAGCAAGAAGTACCGAAATCCATCTACTGTGTACTGTCCAAAGCAAGCAAAGGGGTCAATCACGTTGCCCAGGCTTTTGGACATCTTCTGCCCACGGACAGTCCAGTGGGAGTGCACAAAGATCCGCTCGGGGGGGGGCAGCCCTGCTGCCATCAGCAGCGCGGGCCAGTACACAGCATGAAACTTTAGGATGTCCTTGCCCACAACATGATGTGCCGCAGGCCACCACTCGCCGTGCGTCTCCGGGTAGCCCAGCACGCTCAGATAGTTCACCAAGGCATCGACCCAAACGTAAACAGTTTGTGTGGAGTCACCGGGGACAGGGATACCCCAGTGCAGCCGGCTTCGCTCACGAGAGACCGACAAGTCCGGCAAGTCCTCTTCCAGCCAGCGGAGCACGTGCTGGTAGAAAGGGTCAGGGGCAATGGCACGGGGGTTGTTCCGGAGCCACTTCCACAATGGGTCCCGGAACGCTGAGAGCCTGAACATGTAATTCTCCTCTTTGGTCCAGTGCACCTGAGGAGgcaggagagaaaataattacagcCCAAACGGTCTGCAAATGGTTTTGCAATTAGCACAAAGCATTGTCACAGCGCGGCGTTCGTTGCACACTCCCTCTGTGTCCGGTGTGCTCCCCACTACACAGGGAGTTCCCCGTGTCTTTCTATGACTAGGAAGAGGCTCCTGTCCAGGTTCTCCCACGCAACATGTAAGGACACGGGTGCTCGGGATGGCTCCGCATGCTGCTTTTCAAGATACTCACGCCCCCAGGGAAGGAACTACCTTCCCAGCAGCCAGATCTACGTGTCATCAGGCAAGAATTACGGAGAAGAGAACACATAGTATTGCAATAATAGTAGAAAATCCAGAAAAGACAGAATGAGATTGTTAATTCAATGCTAACAATCCTGGTGGGTGCCCCTGCTTTTCTCCTAGGCACTATGTCCCTCTTTTTCCCCAATCTAAGCATTAGGGCATCTTAGGTTCTAACTTAGTTAGCCATTAATTATGTTTAAGTACTGACAGCACTTCTCCCACACCTTTAAATTCATTAAATGACACATTTAgctaaaacaatgaaaactttGTGGGTAGATATAGTATGAGTGAGCTGCATAAAGGCACTCAAAGAGATCTATGTCTAGGTCAAGAATTCCTACTTTTAAAGCTAAATAAAGCTCTAAGATAAGAAATGTCAGGCTTTGGCATTACACAGGAGAGTTTCCGTTTCTAGCACTGAACCCAACAACTTCTGACTCAGACAGAAAGTGCTTCGGTCTCAATACAAACAGTGAAGAGCCCACCACACCTCAAGCTGACAGAGCCCAAGGGGTAACTAATCCCAGTGCTATTAAACTGCTTTATGATGTAGTTGAATTTATCACCTCAAGAGAAATATTCTTCCCTACGCAAATCATAAACAAGTTACACAAAAACGTTTTGGTTGCCTCTCACCCCTTGAATTCTTGATGTTTTCCTATAATCTTTTCCAGTTTCTGGGTAtcagctctcagctgcccagGGTGACGCTTCACACAGAGCTTATGCCGTGTCCTCCATCCAATATTCCCTTTTACACGATCCAGCGATCCTTTTGGTAGCAACTCAGGACACAAAAGCCATCTCAAAGCGGGACCTGCAAGTGTTTCTTCTGAAACGCTGACCAAGTCTGGTGTTTGGCTCTGAAGAGCCCATCTGACATCATCTGCTCTGAGCTGAGCTCCCCACCAACCAGCCGCCCGCAGAAAAGGTGAGCAGAAAGCAGTTCAGCGGGAGAAGAGATTAGAAATGGGCCGTCTCCTGAGAACTGGTAAGTTAGAGCCCGGAGCACACAGAGAGGTTGATAAAGGGCAGAGCAATTATAACAACCTGCAAAACCGGAGTCTTTGTTCAAGGCTTGCCCGTGAACAGGGACTGGAATATGTGCCCTGCAGAGAAGTCTGCGCGCCACCTCTCCCCATCTTCCGACAGCCCTGACCTGAGGAGCACAGGACAGCTCGGGAAGCCTCTGGTCCAGCCTCCCGCTCACCGCAGGGTCACCTACAGGGTTAGAACAGGTTACTCGGGGCTTGAAAACCTCTGAGGATGGCGACTGCAAatctccccaggcagcctgttctgctGCTTGCCTGCCCTCATGGCCAAAGTTTCTCTTTAAatccagtctgaacctctcTTGTTTCAACTTACATTCATTCTCTCACCTTCCTGCCACGTACCAttagaagaacctggctccaccGTCTTGATGATCTCTTTGTAGCTACTGTAGAGCTCCTGCCACTAGGCTCCTCCAAAATCCCATCTTCCATAGAGCTCAAgaagccagctccctcagcgtTTCCTCAAATGACAAGTGCTCAGCACCCTAACCCTGCTGGTGGCCCTCCACTGAACTTAATCCAGTTTCTGAATTGTGTTTCCTGTTTTGGGGGACGGAAAACTGGATGCGGTACCTAGATGTGGTCACTGgagtgctgagtagagggagATCACTGCTCCTCTTTGTAAAACCCAGGGTAATCCCGCTGGCTGCCTTTGGTGCCAGTGCACATTGGCTCGTGCTCAGGTTGTTCAGCAACCCCCCCAGGGCTTTTCCTGGACAGGGGGTTCCCCACTCCAGCCAGTTTCCTCACCAGAGAgaatccctgcagccccacatgCACCGTCTCCCTGCTGGACCCGAGCGATGAATGCAATTCTTCAACAAATGCAGCCCCGCTCCCAGCGAGTACAGAACAGCACAGCTGCTATGAGCTGGTCCCTCCACCTCCTCTTTGCCAAACTGAAGTGGCCCAGCTCCCTGCACCTCTTGCAGGCCGGTGCTCCACACCCTGACCACGCTGTGAGCATCCCCTCCAGCTGTTCTGCGCAATAAATGACACAAAAGCACAGTAACAGAGTGAAGGACGAGGATTGTTTCCTACAGAACAGACCCTGATCTCTCAGTGTTAAAGGAAGACTTGAAGAACAACATTTAAAGATGAGCTACACATTTTCACCCCCAGGCTTTACCGGATACCAGAGCAAAGATTCATCAGAAGCATGGGTTTTATGGCATGTTGTAaactctcccttttcctccatAAAATCCTCAAGCAACGAACTACCCAATTGTCTCTGGTTGGAGATAAACACCTACCATGTCTTTCCACCACCTGGCAACATCTTCTGTGCACCAGGAACATTACTGTTTCTCTTGGAGAGTCTGATATGCAGCTAAGGCAAGTAATTGTTCTCAGGGTATATCTGACTTTGAACCCTGCTGACTCTATTCTAGACCTAAAGAATCATTAATCTGCCTGGAAAATTCATCTGTTCCCCAAGTACATTAGGTACTTCACCAAGAGATACCATTTGCCAACATACCCTTTTCTGTGTGAACCGACACTCCTATGCCCCAGCCTTGCCCAAGCGTCACAAGGGAAGAGCCTCTGCGTAGCTCTGAAGCACGATTGTCTGGAGGCCCTGCATTAAATCACGGAACTCCTGACACCCCGCAGAGAGCAGAGTGGCAGACGCTCGGTCAGGTACCACACTCCGGGCTGCAGCACTGCTCACTCATCGGACCAAACCACAGGCAGATGATACAGTGTTTTAGGCAGGGCCAAAACCCATGTAACAAGACTGATGAAAAGTGTCCAGAGGCCAAACTGAACTGCCTCACAAAACAGGTCCGAAACTCTGCAAACCTCAGTTATAAACACCTTTATCCCTCTGCACAGCTAAATCCTTTCATTAGCGCTTTAAAACACTGTTTCCAGGCCAACGGGCCATGAACCCAATAGCAGCTGAATCCTTCCCGTGGCactctagtggagtccctcaagtgGGccctcattcatggggatcaatatggaaagggggagtgtcaggaggatggagccaggctcttctggtgacaaccagtgacaggacaaggggcaatgggtgcaaactggaacacaggaggttccgctggaagatgagaagcaacttgttgggggtgagggtggcagagcctggcccaggctgcccagggaggttgtggagtctccttctgtgcagacattccaacccgcctggacaccttcctgtgtaacctcatctgggtgttcctgctccatggggggattgcactggatgagctttccagggcccttccaaccactgacattctgggattctgtgaatttgcATCTCCCGTTTGGGGATTTGGCAGCTCTCCCTTGTGTAGTCACACATTGCTATAAACGCAGAAGAGACCTATGAACTACAGGCAAGCCTTGGCCGACGTGAATTACAAAAGGAAGCATTAAACACCCGCAAATCgagccaggctggagcagcagagcagcgtGCGGTGCTCCCACGGAGCGGCCGCACTGGCGCAGGGCGCTGCGGGTGCCGTTACCTGGTGGCCGGTCTCCAGAGACACCTTGCAGGGCTGTCCCCGGGCGTCCCTGCGCTCGGCGAGCTGCCCGGGGGGCAGGAAGGTCTCCTCGGCCGTGCAGTACCAGCCCTCGTACGCCCCTTTGTAGAGAGCGCCGCCGTCCCGCAGGGCGCCCCAGAAGTGCCGCACGGCTCGCTGGTGCGCGGGCGCGCTGGTGCGGGTGAAGTCGGTGAAGGAGACGGCGGCCCGGGCCAGGGCCTGGCGGAACAGCGCCGAGACGCGCTCGCACAGCTCCGGGGGCGACGTTCCCGCGGCGGCCGCGGCCTGCTGGATCTTCAGCCCGTGCTCGTCTGTCCCTGCAACGGCAGAGAGGCCGTGGGGCCGCGTCCCCGGGGACACCTCGGGCCGGGGACCCGGGGGGTGCGGGTAGCGCGGCGCCCGCGCTCACCTGTGGAGAGGCGGCCCGGGCCGGCGCCGCAGAGCCCGCGGTAGCGGTGCAGCGCGTCGGCCAGCAGAGCGGAATACAGGTGGCCGATGTGCGGCGGCCCGTTAGCGTAGAAGATGGGCGTGGAGAGCAGGAGGCGGCGGCCGGGCCCCGCAGCAGTGGCggcagcgcggcggggcgggaggcggAGGGGCGGCCGCAACATGGCGGCGCCACCACAGAGACGGCGGGACAGAGGGGCCGCCCGGAAGGGTCGGGGGAGGCGCGGCAGCGGTGGCCAATGGAGGGGGGAAGCGGAGCGGTGGCGCATGCGCGGTGCGGGCGGCGGGGTcgggccggcggggccgggagcggcgggaggCGACCTGAGGCGCACGGGGACATGTTTCGCTGCCGCgtggccgccgccgccgcgggggggTTGGCGCGCGCCCTGCGGCCCCTCAGCCCCGCGGCtcggggccgcgccgccgcaGGTCAGtgggggccggggccggggccggtcTCCCCGGCAGGGCGGCGGGCGGCCCGCGGGTCTCTGCTGGTGCGGTAGGCCCGGGTGCGGGGGTCTGGCGTGGGGCGGCGGGCGGGATCCTGCCGCTGGCTTTCCCGCACACGCGGGTCGGGGCGCCCCTTCCCGCCGCGCCGGGCCTGTGTGCCCGGGTGGGCAGGTCGCCGTCGGGCCCCGCGGTTTGGCGGAGCTGCCCCCGGCTCTGTGCTGCCGGTAGCGGGCAGGGGGTGCCCACACCCCTTGGGCgctcgagagaggttctcctgcccctctgctctgccctggggagaccacatctggaatattgtgtccagttgtggcccctcagttccagcaggacagggaactgctggagagagtccagcgcagccaccaagatgctgaagggagtggagcatctcccgtgtgaggaaaggctgagggagctggggctctggagctggacaagaggacactgaggggggactcattcctggggatcaatatggaaagggggagtgtcaggaggatggagccaggctcttctggtgacaaccagtgacaggacaaggggcaatgggtacaaactggaacacaggaggttccacttaaatttgagaagaaacttgttcggggtgagggtggcagagcctggcccaggctgcccagggggttgtggagtctccttctgtgcagacattccaacccgcctggacaccttcctgtgtaacctcatctgggtgttcctgctccatggggggattgcactggatgggctttccagggcccttcaacccctggcattctgggattctgtgagttAGGAGGTGATTGGATCAAAACGCTTTTGCTGCTGAAGTAGGAGCTGTTTGGCTCCATTTGGATGCTTGTGACTTTGCTGGGGGTTTGCAGCATAAACATGTGCATTTAGGCAGCGCGAGCGAAGGGCTGTAGCGGTTGGCGTGGCACCTCAGTATCAGAGGAGGTGGAAGGAGTTTTCCGCGTCAGGTGGGAAAACATTCTCCAGAAAAGCCCCAGCACTTACCGCCTGTGTTATAAACACAGCGCTCGGAGCGATCAGCCCGATTGCTCTGTTTGCAGATCCGCCTGGGACAGATGTAGTTCAACTATAGTGAAACAAGTTGTTCTGCAGCCCTTCAGCCACTGCACTATTTGACTTGCCAGCTGGTACATGCCTTATCTGGACTGGCAAACCTCGCTACTCCTTTCTGTCAGCAGAAGCTCCTTTCTGCTGGTGGTTTAAGCGCTGTTGGTGAAGGGACTTTTTGCAGGTATGACCACACCTACTGCTTGAGGAACAGCAGACCCGCAGTACATGAGCATCTCCACGGTGCTCTCCC is a window of Columba livia isolate bColLiv1 breed racing homer chromosome 12, bColLiv1.pat.W.v2, whole genome shotgun sequence DNA encoding:
- the MARS2 gene encoding methionine--tRNA ligase, mitochondrial, with the translated sequence MLRPPLRLPPRRAAATAAGPGRRLLLSTPIFYANGPPHIGHLYSALLADALHRYRGLCGAGPGRLSTGTDEHGLKIQQAAAAAGTSPPELCERVSALFRQALARAAVSFTDFTRTSAPAHQRAVRHFWGALRDGGALYKGAYEGWYCTAEETFLPPGQLAERRDARGQPCKVSLETGHQVHWTKEENYMFRLSAFRDPLWKWLRNNPRAIAPDPFYQHVLRWLEEDLPDLSVSRERSRLHWGIPVPGDSTQTVYVWVDALVNYLSVLGYPETHGEWWPAAHHVVGKDILKFHAVYWPALLMAAGLPPPERIFVHSHWTVRGQKMSKSLGNVIDPFACFGQYTVDGFRYFLLRQGVPERDCDYYDEKVVKLVNSELADALGGLLNRSTALSINPSNTYPCFSESCFPKILDSGETEGTGRVSAEDYEFVASVASLPLQVAGYFEGFQIYKALECIAVCVRQTNSFFQRHRPWKLNRKDPAEQLWLDTIIHVTLECLRVYGTLLQPVIPHTADKLLSRLAVEPEERGLSSLTFLPRYNGQPCPFEGRQLGPDTGVLFHRLEKPGQHQTETKKL